A genomic segment from Gracilimonas sediminicola encodes:
- a CDS encoding TonB-dependent receptor, with the protein MKKVTLVLAVYFCFNGILFAQSGSGTITGKVTSEGEPVVGANVGIPEIQKGSPTDVDGTFEIKNIPAGEYKLQITAVGFDKVIKKISVISGGTTTVDIRMKESLLELDQMVVTGTMRQTYVKESPVKVNVVKAAQLQQGRTSSNIMDLISSVNGLSTQLNCGVCGTNAIRINGVEGPNTAVLIDGMPIMGALASVYGLNGISPSIIDQVEVIKGPQSTLYGTQALGGVVNIITKNPAITPTFSADVYAKSTEEGNINVAYSPKVGRFEGFVSGNILHLENYFDENGDNFNDLVKQSRVSLFGKGTLLGENMEQRLNVATKYYTENRTGGLEAFSDDLRGSDQIYGESIYTNRFEFMTEYRPAGLNEQLRISGAVTHHDQDSYYGTDWYDAQQGIAFGQATWDQPIGDNFQLLAGTTIRYETYNDNTPATSSGADKRWIPGVFSQGELKAGDFSFLGGIRVDHHSEHGFVTAPRLSSKFSPSELTTFRISAGTGFRVVNVFTEDHAALTGSREVVFNEDLEPEESKSITGSLEQIIPFGTNPMTVSLDGFYTRFSNKIIPDYDQDPNLIVYENLDGFSVTQGFSVGLEQNFTALPVTYNASITIMDVYTEENGQRQALAYAPEYTGVFGATYKFRSLDLSLGYNGNLVGPKRMPANYAEDFGRSSRSPAYSTHDLKITKEFTNVNSEKGIGFEAYLSAENIFNYTQGSPLVGAGNPFGPEFDTIYTWGPIIGRTFSIGARLNLR; encoded by the coding sequence ATGAAAAAAGTGACGCTGGTTTTAGCCGTCTATTTCTGTTTTAATGGAATCCTTTTTGCGCAATCCGGCAGTGGAACAATCACCGGAAAAGTTACATCGGAGGGAGAGCCTGTGGTTGGGGCAAATGTTGGCATCCCGGAAATACAGAAAGGAAGTCCCACTGATGTAGATGGGACATTTGAAATAAAAAATATACCAGCAGGAGAATACAAGCTTCAAATCACTGCTGTTGGTTTTGATAAGGTAATTAAGAAAATAAGTGTGATATCCGGCGGGACTACGACTGTTGATATCAGGATGAAAGAATCACTTTTAGAGCTGGATCAAATGGTGGTTACCGGTACTATGAGGCAGACGTATGTAAAGGAATCGCCGGTGAAGGTGAATGTGGTGAAAGCGGCCCAGCTTCAGCAGGGGAGAACCAGTTCCAATATCATGGATCTGATCAGCAGTGTAAACGGACTTTCAACCCAGCTTAACTGTGGTGTTTGCGGAACCAACGCTATTCGGATTAACGGAGTGGAAGGACCAAATACAGCCGTATTAATTGACGGCATGCCCATTATGGGTGCTTTGGCTTCGGTGTATGGGTTGAATGGAATCAGCCCGTCTATCATCGATCAGGTGGAAGTGATCAAAGGCCCCCAATCAACTTTATATGGAACACAGGCACTGGGCGGAGTGGTGAATATCATCACCAAAAACCCGGCCATTACACCCACTTTTTCAGCGGATGTGTATGCCAAAAGTACCGAAGAGGGAAATATAAATGTTGCCTACTCTCCCAAGGTTGGTCGGTTTGAAGGCTTTGTAAGTGGAAATATTTTGCATCTCGAAAATTACTTTGATGAAAACGGCGATAACTTCAACGACCTGGTTAAACAATCGCGGGTATCGCTATTTGGAAAAGGAACACTGCTTGGGGAGAATATGGAGCAGCGTTTGAATGTTGCAACGAAGTACTACACCGAGAACCGAACGGGAGGATTAGAAGCGTTCAGCGATGACCTTCGTGGCTCCGATCAGATTTATGGGGAGTCTATTTATACCAACCGGTTTGAGTTTATGACGGAATACCGGCCGGCCGGCTTGAATGAACAACTCAGGATCAGCGGTGCCGTCACGCATCATGATCAGGATAGTTATTATGGAACCGATTGGTACGATGCGCAGCAGGGCATTGCATTTGGTCAGGCTACCTGGGATCAACCCATTGGCGACAACTTCCAGCTGCTGGCAGGAACCACGATCCGCTACGAAACCTATAACGACAACACCCCGGCTACTTCATCCGGAGCCGACAAAAGATGGATTCCCGGAGTATTCTCACAGGGAGAACTAAAAGCCGGTGATTTTAGCTTTCTGGGCGGTATCCGGGTTGATCATCACTCCGAGCATGGGTTTGTAACTGCGCCCCGTTTATCCTCTAAATTCAGCCCATCAGAACTGACGACATTCAGAATCAGTGCCGGAACCGGATTTCGGGTGGTGAATGTATTTACGGAAGACCATGCTGCCTTGACCGGTTCCCGGGAAGTGGTTTTTAATGAGGATCTGGAGCCGGAGGAATCTAAAAGCATAACGGGGAGCCTCGAGCAAATCATCCCATTTGGTACAAACCCAATGACGGTAAGTCTGGACGGATTTTATACGCGTTTCTCCAATAAAATTATCCCGGATTACGATCAGGACCCGAACCTGATTGTGTACGAAAACCTGGATGGGTTCTCGGTAACACAAGGCTTCTCGGTTGGGCTGGAGCAGAATTTTACGGCTCTGCCTGTTACCTACAATGCCAGTATCACCATTATGGATGTGTACACGGAAGAGAACGGTCAACGACAGGCTCTGGCCTATGCTCCGGAATATACCGGCGTGTTTGGAGCCACCTACAAGTTTCGGTCGCTGGATCTTTCCCTTGGTTATAACGGGAACCTGGTGGGTCCAAAACGCATGCCGGCTAACTATGCTGAAGATTTTGGAAGGTCTTCCAGGTCACCGGCTTACTCCACGCACGACTTAAAGATTACCAAAGAATTCACCAACGTGAACAGTGAAAAGGGAATCGGTTTTGAGGCGTACCTGTCTGCGGAAAATATTTTCAACTACACGCAGGGCAGTCCGTTAGTGGGAGCCGGCAATCCCTTCGGTCCGGAGTTTGATACGATTTATACCTGGGGGCCTATCATCGGCCGTACCTTTTCAATTGGTGCAAGATTAAACCTGAGGTAG
- a CDS encoding ABC transporter ATP-binding protein, with protein MSVITTENLTKVYNPDKVPVHALNGVDLTIEKGEFTAIVGPSGSGKTTLLNIIGGLDEPTEGKTFIKDTDLTTLSDSELIKFRLNHIGFVFQAYNLIPVLTAIENVSFVMQMQGRPSAECREKSLALLKEVGLEDKIHKRPSELSGGQQQRVAVARALASKPDFVLADEPTANLDSVSTAELLDMMLDLNKREDMTFVFSTHDQRVIDRARRVVTLVDGKIDSDEKRG; from the coding sequence ATGTCTGTCATAACCACCGAAAACCTTACGAAAGTGTACAACCCGGATAAAGTACCGGTTCATGCACTGAATGGAGTAGATTTAACAATTGAGAAGGGGGAGTTTACTGCTATCGTAGGGCCGTCCGGTTCAGGAAAAACGACTTTGCTGAATATAATTGGCGGACTTGATGAACCAACAGAAGGCAAAACGTTTATTAAAGATACCGATTTAACCACCCTGTCAGACAGCGAGCTCATCAAATTCAGGCTCAATCATATTGGGTTTGTGTTTCAGGCTTACAACCTGATCCCGGTGTTGACAGCGATTGAAAATGTATCTTTTGTGATGCAAATGCAGGGACGGCCATCCGCTGAATGTCGCGAGAAAAGCCTGGCATTGTTAAAAGAAGTTGGACTTGAAGATAAAATTCACAAACGACCTTCCGAGCTTTCGGGTGGGCAACAACAAAGAGTTGCAGTGGCAAGAGCATTGGCATCCAAGCCGGACTTTGTCCTCGCTGATGAGCCCACCGCCAACCTGGATTCCGTTTCTACGGCCGAATTACTGGATATGATGCTGGATCTGAATAAGCGCGAGGATATGACCTTTGTATTTTCCACTCACGACCAGCGCGTGATTGACCGGGCTCGAAGAGTGGTTACCCTGGTAGATGGGAAAATTGATTCTGATGAGAAAAGAGGATGA
- a CDS encoding ABC transporter permease → MKIIKLGWKNIWRNPMRSSVVIVAVLLGTWAGIFSAGFLNGMVQDSLSNQIELSVGHIQIMHPRFDDLYNPKYQVDKADEVKETLQNEPYVTDISVKSLVTGLAQSTRNSYGVTVNGVSPATDTLLAIKQYMTEGTFLTSDRRNPIVIGRKLAERLDIGMRSRMVLSFQDINGEITGGAFRVAGIFDSFSNQYDESTVFVLKDDLNRLIGSGQAVHNIRVDTDDLSRADEYARQLREQFPELKIKTWRDIAPDLRYIFDMMDISLYMVMVLITIGLVFSIINTMLMAVLERTRELGMLRAIGMNKSRTFSMIMFETFFLTMAGTPLGLLFSWLTISYFSHSGIDLSAFSEGLSEYGFSTIIYPELSAAYYLNITLLIAVAALLSAIYPAVRTLKLNPVQAIRKFN, encoded by the coding sequence ATGAAGATCATTAAGCTCGGATGGAAAAATATTTGGCGCAACCCCATGAGAAGCAGCGTGGTTATAGTAGCTGTGTTGTTGGGAACCTGGGCGGGTATTTTCTCGGCCGGTTTTTTAAATGGTATGGTGCAGGATTCTCTGAGTAATCAGATCGAACTTTCGGTCGGGCATATTCAGATTATGCATCCCCGGTTTGATGACCTCTACAATCCTAAGTACCAGGTGGATAAAGCGGATGAGGTAAAAGAAACCCTGCAGAATGAACCGTATGTAACAGATATTTCTGTCAAAAGTTTGGTAACCGGACTGGCCCAAAGTACACGAAACAGTTACGGGGTTACCGTGAATGGAGTGAGCCCGGCAACAGATACTTTGCTCGCTATCAAGCAATACATGACAGAGGGTACATTTCTTACCTCAGACCGCCGAAACCCAATTGTGATTGGGCGTAAACTTGCCGAGCGGCTGGATATTGGTATGCGCTCCCGGATGGTGCTGAGTTTTCAGGATATCAATGGAGAAATAACCGGAGGGGCATTTCGGGTGGCGGGGATTTTTGATTCCTTCAGCAATCAATATGACGAGAGCACAGTATTTGTACTTAAGGATGATTTGAACCGGTTAATAGGAAGCGGGCAAGCTGTTCATAACATCCGGGTAGATACAGATGACCTATCGCGTGCCGATGAATATGCCCGGCAATTACGCGAACAGTTTCCGGAGTTGAAAATCAAAACCTGGAGAGATATTGCTCCTGACCTTCGCTACATCTTTGATATGATGGATATCTCTTTATACATGGTGATGGTGCTTATAACAATTGGCTTGGTGTTCAGCATCATAAATACCATGCTGATGGCTGTACTTGAGCGAACAAGAGAACTTGGGATGTTGCGCGCAATTGGGATGAATAAAAGCAGGACGTTTAGCATGATCATGTTCGAAACTTTTTTCCTGACGATGGCAGGGACACCTTTAGGCCTTCTGTTCAGCTGGCTTACCATCTCATATTTCTCACATTCCGGTATTGATTTAAGCGCTTTTTCAGAAGGATTAAGCGAGTATGGTTTTAGTACAATAATCTATCCTGAGCTGTCCGCTGCCTATTATTTAAATATAACTCTACTGATTGCCGTTGCGGCACTTTTGTCAGCGATCTACCCCGCTGTTCGAACGCTTAAGCTAAACCCGGTTCAGGCCATTAGAAAATTCAATTAA
- a CDS encoding ABC transporter permease, which yields MLNLRLAWRNIWRNRRRTFITILSIVVAVMLSAVMRAMQEGQYDDMIENTVGTFTGYIQIHQARYWEDQTLDNTLVFSDSLISKLNNNDEVAHVVPRLQSFALAAGESQSRPALILGVDVSKEQHLSNARERLQAGAYFDSNDEKSVLVGNEMMQRLGVQPGDSLVLIGQGFRGQSATGLYEIKGSVRFPSSEMNKNMVMLPLETAQNLFASHNRVTAIALMLDDAHQVEEVVTNLKKELSAGDYEIMGWQELMPELMQSIEADRGSGLIMIFILYMVVGFGILGTVLMMISERTYELGVMLAVGTPRVTILSILAIEMLVITFIGVGVGVLISIPISWYFNINPIQLPESMTEVMEGYGMEPVIQFATDPSIFYSQAVIVFIITLIFTIIPLIRASRLNPVKALRS from the coding sequence ATGCTAAATCTCAGATTAGCTTGGAGAAATATCTGGCGGAATCGTCGGCGCACGTTTATCACGATTCTGTCTATTGTGGTGGCAGTGATGTTATCAGCCGTGATGAGGGCCATGCAGGAAGGTCAGTACGATGACATGATAGAGAATACCGTTGGCACCTTTACCGGCTACATACAAATTCATCAGGCTAGATATTGGGAAGACCAGACTCTTGATAACACCCTGGTTTTTTCCGACTCCCTAATTAGTAAGCTGAACAACAATGATGAGGTTGCCCATGTTGTGCCCCGGCTTCAGTCTTTTGCACTGGCTGCGGGAGAGAGCCAAAGTCGGCCGGCATTGATTTTAGGGGTTGACGTCAGCAAAGAGCAGCACCTCAGCAATGCCCGTGAAAGATTACAAGCCGGCGCATACTTTGACTCAAATGATGAGAAGTCGGTATTGGTAGGAAATGAGATGATGCAACGTCTTGGCGTACAACCGGGGGATAGCCTGGTTCTAATTGGTCAGGGTTTTCGGGGGCAAAGTGCAACAGGGCTATACGAGATCAAAGGCTCAGTCCGGTTCCCAAGTTCTGAAATGAATAAGAACATGGTGATGCTTCCTTTGGAGACGGCTCAGAACCTCTTTGCTTCCCATAACCGTGTTACAGCTATCGCTTTAATGCTTGATGACGCACATCAGGTAGAAGAAGTTGTAACTAATCTGAAGAAGGAACTTTCAGCCGGCGATTATGAAATAATGGGATGGCAGGAATTAATGCCGGAACTGATGCAGAGCATTGAAGCAGACCGTGGCAGCGGACTGATTATGATATTCATTCTCTATATGGTAGTAGGCTTTGGTATCCTGGGTACCGTACTCATGATGATAAGTGAGCGAACATACGAATTAGGTGTGATGCTGGCCGTGGGAACCCCCAGGGTTACCATCCTGTCTATTCTTGCTATCGAGATGTTGGTCATCACCTTTATCGGGGTGGGAGTCGGGGTTTTAATTTCTATTCCCATCTCATGGTATTTCAATATCAATCCTATTCAACTGCCGGAAAGTATGACCGAAGTGATGGAAGGGTATGGTATGGAACCGGTTATACAGTTTGCTACAGATCCATCCATTTTCTACTCACAAGCTGTAATAGTGTTTATCATCACCCTGATTTTTACCATAATCCCGCTGATAAGGGCGAGCAGGTTGAATCCTGTAAAAGCATTGAGGTCCTAA
- a CDS encoding outer membrane lipoprotein-sorting protein: MMLKSLSLFLLAAFVLCECLPAQDATQIIEQANERMQGESSKAEMTMQIVRPNWERSVSFKSWSKGEDFSLILITAPARDEGTAFLMRENEIWNWLPDVNRTIKMPPSMMSQSWMGSDFSNNDLVRESSIVTDYTHKLLQDTTINGYDCYRIEMIPKPEAPIVWAKVHTFISKDEYLQLRSEFYDEDDFLVRIMKGSEVKEIGGRLIPTKLEMIPLEDEGNKTIVTYQNLEFNIDISKQFFSIQNMKRLE; encoded by the coding sequence ATGATGCTTAAGTCACTATCACTGTTTTTATTAGCCGCATTTGTTTTATGTGAATGTTTGCCGGCACAGGACGCTACACAAATTATTGAACAAGCTAACGAAAGGATGCAGGGTGAAAGCTCAAAAGCTGAGATGACCATGCAGATTGTCCGTCCGAATTGGGAGCGAAGTGTTTCCTTTAAGAGCTGGAGCAAAGGAGAAGATTTCAGCCTTATTTTGATTACAGCGCCTGCAAGAGACGAGGGTACAGCTTTTCTAATGAGAGAGAATGAAATCTGGAATTGGCTGCCGGATGTAAACCGAACTATTAAAATGCCCCCGTCTATGATGAGTCAGTCCTGGATGGGTTCAGACTTTTCAAACAACGATTTGGTGAGGGAATCTTCGATCGTTACCGATTATACCCACAAGCTTTTGCAGGATACCACTATAAACGGGTACGATTGTTACAGAATTGAAATGATACCGAAACCGGAAGCGCCCATTGTATGGGCAAAGGTTCATACCTTTATTTCTAAAGATGAATATTTGCAGTTGCGATCTGAGTTTTATGATGAAGATGATTTTTTAGTAAGAATCATGAAGGGTTCAGAAGTGAAAGAGATAGGAGGAAGATTAATCCCCACTAAATTGGAAATGATACCGCTGGAAGATGAGGGTAACAAAACCATCGTTACCTACCAAAACCTGGAGTTCAATATCGATATCTCAAAACAATTTTTCAGCATACAGAATATGAAACGTCTTGAATAG
- the hisH gene encoding imidazole glycerol phosphate synthase subunit HisH: protein MIGIIKYKAGNTASVANALDRLGAQFFFAETPEELEQAKAVIFPGVGHASAAMKSLEEKGVDQWLKLTDKPVLGICVGMQLLFESSTEGDTVGLGIIPGSLKKFNETQAKVPHMGWNKLHDPQKHAILKNLIDKHYLYFVHSYYAPVGEYTLATCNYINDFSAIVAKDNFVGVQFHPEKSGSVGSMILQNFLDMVYSPEKVKI, encoded by the coding sequence ATGATAGGAATCATCAAGTATAAGGCCGGAAACACTGCCTCTGTCGCAAATGCACTCGACAGACTGGGCGCACAATTTTTCTTTGCAGAAACCCCTGAAGAACTGGAACAGGCAAAAGCAGTGATATTTCCCGGTGTTGGACACGCCAGTGCAGCTATGAAATCGCTCGAAGAAAAGGGAGTGGATCAATGGCTGAAACTTACAGATAAACCGGTTTTGGGGATTTGTGTGGGAATGCAGCTATTATTTGAGTCCTCCACGGAAGGTGATACGGTTGGCCTCGGGATTATCCCCGGCTCCCTAAAGAAGTTTAACGAGACTCAGGCAAAAGTGCCACACATGGGGTGGAATAAACTTCATGATCCCCAAAAGCATGCTATTCTCAAAAATCTGATTGATAAGCACTATCTCTACTTTGTGCACAGTTATTACGCACCGGTAGGTGAATATACCCTGGCAACCTGTAACTATATTAATGATTTTTCCGCCATCGTTGCCAAAGACAACTTCGTTGGGGTACAATTTCACCCTGAAAAATCAGGCAGCGTGGGATCCATGATTTTGCAAAACTTTCTCGACATGGTGTACTCCCCTGAAAAAGTGAAGATTTAA